In Mustela nigripes isolate SB6536 chromosome 12, MUSNIG.SB6536, whole genome shotgun sequence, one DNA window encodes the following:
- the SUB1 gene encoding activated RNA polymerase II transcriptional coactivator p15, translated as MPKSKELVSSSSSGSDSDSEVDKKLKRKKQVTPEKPVKKQKTGETSRALSSSKQSSSSRDDNMFQIGKMRYVSVRDFKGKVLIDIREYWMDPEGEMKPGRKGISLNPEQWSQLKEQISDIDDAVRKL; from the exons atgcCTAAATCAAAGGAACTTGTTTCTTCAAGCTCTTCGGGCAGCGATTCTGACAGTGAGGTTGACAAAAAG ttaaagaggaaaaagcaagttACTCCAGAGAAACCTGTGAAGAAGCAAAAGACTGGTGAAACTTCAAGAGCCCTGTCATCCTCtaagcagagcagcagcagcagagatgATAACATGTTCCAG aTTGGGAAAATGAGGTACGTCAGTGTTCGGGACTTTAAAGGGAAAGTCCTAATTGATATTAGAGAATATTGGATGGATCCAGAAGGTGAAATGAAACCTGGAAGAAAAG gTATTTCTTTAAATCCCGAGCAATGGAGCCAACTGAAGGAACAGATTTCGGACATTGATGATGCAgtaagaaaactgtaa